Proteins encoded together in one Amblyomma americanum isolate KBUSLIRL-KWMA chromosome 1, ASM5285725v1, whole genome shotgun sequence window:
- the LOC144114742 gene encoding uncharacterized protein LOC144114742 isoform X2 yields the protein MPYPYLSGLWGADIQNRANCASACVSCNRWRSFFVMARQLKNETVSSEDDSEPFLLPNHCATGSERRHYFTFPHCPVQIQKNTRCSWRLTRVTSWSWRNTRWSMNHLRLMALLRQISQCTWPLQ from the exons ATGCCGTATCCGTATCTGTCTGGGCTCTGGGGCGCAGATATCCAAAACCGCGCGAACTGCGCGTCTGCTTGTGTTTCTTGTAACCGCTGGAGGTCGTTTTTCGTGATGGCCCGCCAGCTTAAGAACGAAACAGTTTCTTCCGAAGATGACTCGGAGCCGTTCTTGCTGCCAA ACCACTGCGCCACTGGAAGTGAGCGAAGACATTACTTTACATTTCCCCACTGCCCCGTCCAAATACAG AAGAACACTCGATGTTCATGGCGACTGACTCGGGTGACCTCATGGAGTTGGCGAAATACCAGATGGAGCATGAATCATTTACGGCTGATGGCCCTTTTGAGACAG